A stretch of Spirosoma oryzicola DNA encodes these proteins:
- a CDS encoding MarR family winged helix-turn-helix transcriptional regulator, whose protein sequence is MITDKEAELRDKLSERMGRISLFTITHVGHLMGKKANRELVRSGFRLQLEQLPILFVIYFSGDSLLSQQEIANLLHKDKSGIQRSVRTLERDGYLRIVADEVDRRKNLIRLTPAGQLVVEKVIETIEQIDQQVTNQLPADELSSFLSTLHKITSLLDK, encoded by the coding sequence ATGATTACGGATAAAGAGGCAGAACTACGGGATAAGTTATCGGAGCGGATGGGGCGGATATCGCTCTTCACCATTACCCACGTTGGTCATTTGATGGGTAAGAAAGCTAACCGCGAACTGGTCCGTTCGGGCTTCCGGCTACAGCTGGAGCAATTGCCGATCCTGTTTGTTATTTACTTCTCGGGAGATAGTTTGTTGTCGCAGCAGGAAATAGCCAACTTGCTTCACAAAGATAAATCAGGCATTCAACGCTCTGTGCGCACTTTAGAACGAGACGGTTATTTACGCATCGTTGCGGATGAGGTGGATCGTCGGAAAAACCTGATCCGGTTGACACCCGCCGGGCAACTGGTGGTCGAGAAGGTTATCGAAACGATTGAACAGATCGATCAGCAGGTTACCAATCAATTACCGGCTGATGAACTGAGCTCGTTTTTATCGACCCTACACAAAATAACTTCTCTGTTGGATAAATAA
- a CDS encoding TolC family protein — MKHKIVLGLLLMLAQSSWAQSTTNFRLKDCIDYGLQHFGTVRIAQYQIENANQQARQALGQYLPQVSASGTAIDNLKLQQSIIPAGLFSPEPQVLIIGQKYQLNVTGQASQTIYDRALLLGIKANKPNQQLAQLNTRQTREDIIYNIASNYYQVFISQQQIDLLRDNLERTQQVLNILKLQRDNGVIQPVDYTRTEVNYNSTQSQLTLAENDLNLAYNRLKYQMGLPDDQNLVLSDSTLLTQLPTLEQTPFNAQDLVSFQQASTNLDLQRLQLKRIQAGYIPTVSFTANYGTLNLGAQKLDQLFDRFAGFGSIGLRLNIPIFDGLQRDAQIKQQRLTVLTQEEQQRLNVASYRLQFNNAQSQIQRAQTNLQNNDRNVKLAQEVYNITTLQYKQGVKSLTDLVNADTSYRQAQSDYINSLINLYQARLDLEQSKGTLLNFYNQL, encoded by the coding sequence ATGAAACATAAAATTGTACTGGGCTTATTGCTGATGCTGGCACAAAGCAGCTGGGCCCAATCAACCACTAATTTTCGGTTGAAAGATTGTATCGACTACGGTCTTCAGCATTTTGGCACTGTACGCATCGCTCAGTATCAGATTGAAAACGCGAATCAGCAGGCTCGTCAGGCGCTGGGACAATATTTGCCTCAGGTGTCGGCATCGGGAACGGCGATCGATAACCTGAAGCTTCAGCAAAGTATTATTCCGGCGGGGTTGTTTAGTCCCGAACCCCAGGTACTGATCATCGGCCAGAAGTATCAGTTGAATGTGACGGGTCAGGCTTCTCAGACGATTTATGACCGGGCGCTGTTGCTTGGCATCAAAGCCAACAAGCCGAACCAGCAACTGGCGCAATTGAACACTCGCCAAACCCGCGAGGATATTATTTACAACATCGCGAGTAACTATTATCAAGTGTTTATCTCGCAGCAGCAGATTGATTTGCTTCGCGACAACCTGGAACGGACTCAGCAGGTGCTGAACATTTTGAAGTTGCAGCGCGACAATGGCGTTATTCAACCCGTCGATTACACCCGTACCGAAGTCAACTACAACAGTACGCAGTCGCAACTGACCTTAGCAGAAAATGATTTGAACCTGGCTTACAACCGTCTGAAATACCAGATGGGGTTGCCGGACGATCAGAATCTGGTTTTGTCTGATTCGACCTTGCTTACGCAGCTTCCCACGCTGGAGCAGACGCCATTTAATGCGCAGGACCTGGTTTCGTTCCAGCAGGCTTCGACCAACTTGGATCTGCAACGGCTGCAATTGAAACGGATACAGGCTGGTTATATACCTACTGTCAGCTTTACCGCCAACTACGGTACACTCAACCTGGGGGCTCAGAAACTTGATCAATTGTTTGACCGATTCGCTGGTTTCGGTAGTATCGGCCTGCGCCTGAACATCCCCATCTTTGACGGTTTGCAGCGCGATGCCCAGATTAAACAGCAGCGGCTCACTGTATTGACTCAGGAAGAACAGCAGCGCCTGAATGTGGCGTCATATCGGTTGCAGTTCAACAATGCGCAGTCGCAGATCCAGCGTGCGCAGACGAATCTTCAGAACAACGACCGCAACGTAAAGCTGGCTCAGGAGGTGTACAACATCACGACTCTGCAATACAAACAAGGCGTCAAATCACTGACCGATCTGGTGAATGCGGACACGTCGTATCGTCAGGCCCAGTCCGATTACATCAATTCGCTCATCAATCTGTACCAGGCCCGGCTTGATCTCGAACAATCCAAGGGCACATTACTTAATTTCTATAATCAACTGTAA
- a CDS encoding TetR/AcrR family transcriptional regulator — protein sequence MSVTDRRTRQKAEVRQRILDAARQIAREKDWNAVTIRSIAEAIDYTPPIVYEHFANKEDVLMTIVKAGHDENRRAFDEILAMELSANEKIVRLSMENWRFAHDRPEIYRLMHNPDRIEQHRDMIFEGMAETKHKIEGLFGEVYSDFETVGEVIFSWFCMMQGYINLITNIQPQQGAKLLEKVEDPNMVALFKKPDMLFERAIRRFIQSIATPPFPSLEPSIST from the coding sequence CACGGCAAAAAGCAGAGGTACGGCAACGGATTCTGGACGCGGCTCGGCAGATAGCCCGCGAAAAAGACTGGAATGCGGTAACGATACGGAGTATTGCCGAAGCAATCGACTATACGCCCCCCATCGTATACGAGCATTTTGCCAACAAGGAGGATGTCTTAATGACGATCGTAAAAGCTGGTCACGACGAGAACCGACGCGCGTTTGACGAAATCCTGGCTATGGAACTCAGTGCCAACGAGAAGATAGTTCGCCTGTCGATGGAGAACTGGAGGTTTGCCCATGATCGACCCGAGATCTATCGGTTGATGCATAACCCGGATCGCATCGAGCAGCACCGGGACATGATCTTCGAAGGCATGGCTGAAACGAAGCATAAGATTGAAGGGCTGTTTGGTGAAGTGTATTCGGACTTCGAAACAGTGGGCGAAGTCATTTTTAGCTGGTTCTGCATGATGCAGGGGTACATCAACCTGATTACCAATATTCAGCCGCAACAGGGGGCCAAGCTGCTCGAAAAAGTTGAAGACCCCAATATGGTAGCGCTCTTTAAGAAACCGGACATGTTGTTTGAACGGGCCATTCGTCGGTTCATTCAAAGCATTGCAACTCCGCCATTTCCCAGTCTCGAACCAAGTATTAGTACGTAA